Sequence from the Penicillium oxalicum strain HP7-1 chromosome IV, whole genome shotgun sequence genome:
GCTACGAAGACGGGATCTACGCTGAGAAGCAAGGTTACATGCTCGCTGAGCTGGACCTTGGAGTTGGTGAGAGGGTCTATGGCCTCGGGGAGAGATTTGGACCTCTCGTCAAGAACGGACAAACAGTCGATATGTGGAATGAAGACGGAGGCACTAGCTCTGAACTGGCATACAAGAACATCCCCTTCTACATGTCCTCAAAGGGATATGGAGTATTCGTGAATCATCCCGGCAAAGTCAGTCTGGAAGTGCAATCCGAGCGAACCACGCGGGTGAATATCTCCGTCCGCGGGGAAGAGATCGAATACTTCATTGTTTACGGCGAGACACCAAAAGACGTTCTACGGAGATACACCGCGCTGACTGGTCGACCGGCACTAGTTCCATCTTGGAGCTACAACCTTTGGCTGACGACCAGTTTCACGACAAATTATGATGAGCAAACCGTCACCGGTTTCTTGGATGGATTCCGGGACCGTGATATACCTCTCGGAGTCTTCCACTTTGATTGCTTCTGGATGAAATCGTATCAGTGGTGTGATTTCCAGTTCGACGAAGAGATGTTTCCCGATGCGATAGGCTATCTCAAGCGGCTTAAGGAGCGTGGTCTGCGGATCAGCGTCTGGATCAATCCCTACGTTGGCCAGGCCTCGCCTCTGTTTgaggagggcaagaagaacggaTACTTTATCAAGGTCAGTATCACAATCTATGACGATATCACTCGTTCAACATTTCATTCTGACCTTTTTGATTCAGCGCACCGACGGCTCTGTGTGGCAATGGGATTTCTGGCAGGCCGGCATGGCTGTCGTCGATTTTACCAACCCAGCCGCCTGCGACTGGTACAACAGCCACCTCGAACGACTCATGGAAATGGGTGTCGACAGCTTCAAGACCGATTTTGCCGAACGCATCCCAGTCAGGGGCGTCAAATATCACAATGGGGCTGACCCAGAACGCATGCACAACTATTATGCCCTCCTGTACAACCGTATAGTCTACGAGACACTGAACAATCGCGTCGGTCGCAACCAAGGCCTTTTGTTTGCGCGCAGTACTGCCCCGGGTGGACAGGCTTACCCCGTTCACTGGGGTGGCGATTGCGAAAGCACATTCGAGGCAATGGCCGAATCGCTGCGCGGCGGACTGAGTCTCATGCTGTGTGGATACATCTTCTGGGCATCCGACATTGGCGGGTTTGAAGGAACCCCCCCTCCAGCGTTGTACAAACGATGGGTCCAGTTTGGCCTCTTATCTTCGCATTCACGACTTCACGGGTCATCTTCCTTCCGTGTGCCATGGATATATGGGGAAGACTGCTCTGCTGTGCTGCGGGATTGCGTGAAGCGCAAGATCCTTCTTACCCCCTACATCCTGGCAGAGGCTTTGTGTGGACATCGAGATGGAACACCGCTGATGAGAGCGTTATTCTTGGAATTCCCCCAGGACTTGAACACTTATGCCATTGACACGCAGTATATGTTCGGATCTAATCTTATGGTTGCGCCTGTTTTCTCCGAGGAAGGCGAGGTCACCTTCTATGTGCCACGGGCTGAGGATGAAGCGAACGGAAAGTGGGTGTCTTGGTTTGACCACTCCAAGTCGTACGAGGGTGGCCAGTGGTATACCGAGACCCATGGCTTCGATACGATGCCTATACTGGTGCGCCCAGGGACTGTGACGGTGACAAATCCAAGTCTCAAGGCCCCAGGGGATAATGCGCTTGAAGGCGTTGAGTTGCTCGTGAATGGTACCTTGGCTGCGGAGGCTACCATTGAACTCGTGGATCCAAGTCAAACAGACCAGGTCTTGAAAACGCTCCGTGTGACTTGTGGCGCTGATGGTGCGGATGTGCAAGTGGAAGGACATGACGTGAAAGTGATCCGCGTCGGTCAGTGAATTCTATGATGTAGATCCTGTGTTGGCGAACTAGAATAGCATGCAGACGTATATAGACTAGCTAGAAAATTGACTGATCAAGTTGCCCCCAATTGATAATCTTAAAATGGCCTTTTGAAATATTTGAAATGAATGGGATATAATTAAGCCTCAAGTGGCCAATGGGTATCATAATCGAATAAGGACGCAAGCGTGAACACAAATAAAGTCAACTAAATAGCCACGCAAAAACAATGTGTGCACGGTGATGGTTctcttgaaaaagagagaccaTCACCAACATTCCTCTACCTCAAGTAGCCATCGCCGAATCCCTTGACGCAGGAAGTTATCAGCACCTGCCAgtgctcttctttgctcgCGGTCGGCAACGCCTATCCCCACATCTGAGTCTTCCTGGCAGTGTTCCATGGTAACCATCCGAACAACTTCCTCGAGAGCTCCCAGAATGATCTTGCGGCATTCAGCCCGCGGCACTTCTATGGGAGGAGTTTCTTCGCTCCGAGACGTTGTTTggggcttttcttccccacGGCGAGCCCGCGATGGAGAGGGCGCCCGAGAGTGGGCAAGTGATGAGGAGCCACTCTGGCCAAGCACCCGCTCCACAGCATCCACGAGAATTCCGTCCAGGTCCATGACGGGTTCCTCAACAAATTTCTCCTCCACATGCGTTGGCACATAGGTTTCTGGGAAAGGCACGTCCGGAGACTTCCCTTGGTTTGCATAAGAACCAGAGAACTGGGGGCCAGAGCTTGCACTGCCGCCTGGCTGGCGATTGCCCCCTGTATAAAGGGCGCTGACGGGCGACGGAGGTGAGTGTCCATATGGTTGCCCAATGACGATCTTGCGGCGCAGCTTAAGAAGCTTGACGGAAGAGCTTCGGGTGTCGGCAATCAATGTTGATGCTACATCTACCCACTTCTCTGCGCCTTCCGCATCAGGACTCGACGCAATGTTTGGCGTCGGCTCCGCTCGCATCGCTCTTCTAATATCAGCCTCGATGGCGTTGTAAGGCCGAACAGCTTGAAGCGAAAAATCTTCATGGAAATGCTTGAGCCATCCTGCGACATGAGTGCTGGGGCCGTCAGCTTCCTTTGCAGTGCCATGGAACCCGGACCCACTGCTGTGGGTGGAGGCCATGGCATCCATACTCGTTACCGATGCTCGAGTTTTTCTAGGAGAAGCAATGGTGGAATCTCCAGAAGATGAAAGTGATAGGAACCCCGGGAGAGGTAGATCGACATCCACCACACCCTCGTCTGCACGAACGGAAAGTTTAAGAGGTGACTCCCGAACCTGGCTTGTGAGAGATGACGGCTCGGGAGAATCCTTATCATTGCCATGATTACTGGCTGGAATGGTGATGTTTTCGCTCGGCGCGGCCGTGCGCTGATGCTCCGCCTCAGTCTCAGTAACCTCTTTCACCATCTGGGAGAGAGTGGGCGGCGCCCGAGGAGGTATTCCCGACACAGTGGATACAGAACGTTTACGAGCCTCTGCTGGAGAATAGTAATCAGGTCCATCAGTAGAGGACTCATGTCGAGAGCTCCAAAGACCTGAGAAAATCCCACCCCAGCGCCCTCCGGTTGTCGGAAGACTACCGTTGGCGGCTGAGAATGAGCTATCACTCCGCTGTAGATTTTTCAGCAAGGTCTCCGATGCGAGGCTTTCATTGGCATCTGCGACATTGCGGTCAGATCCTCCCTGGCTCGAGCGACTTTGCTGTGAAGTGAAATGGGGCACGGGGACTGTGCTACTTTGAGTTGTCATGGAGATCGTGGCACCACTGGTATTCTGTGCCCGCACATCCTTAGGTTGAATTGTTGCACTCAACGTCTTTATAGAACGTGCATCTGACCCACGCCGAGCCGCGGCAGTGGACGGTACAAAATTCATTGCATCGGTCATTTCTGACGGCCGCGAAGGGACATCTTGCGAGGACACACTAACGGACCGACGGTGGTGATCACCATCGCCGGACATGAGGCGCTGTGCGCGAGCACGTCGTTCAATCGCTCTACGTAGTGATTCTTGTCGAAGGACTGGCACGGTAGGCGGGCTTTGAGAAACCGCACGCATGGAAGTCGATGTGCCAGGCCGCATGGGGGACGGCAAGGGTTCCAATCGTTGCTTGGAGGGGATGAAAGCAGAAAGCAGGAAAATGAGGCGACGCGCAGTCATTTTGTCGGGGCAAACAATCACAGTTCGATGGGTCAAGACAGGATCTATGTCCTGCCGAGCCTTTTGCTGCTGGCTGTGACGTCGGCGATACCATTCAGGCCCGATAACATTCAGCCATTCTGTGTGATTGCCCAAAAATGCAGTCAGCAACaccagaaagaagaaattggaGTCTTTATCGCCCAAGGCGCGAACGATTGAGCGCCCTTCTTCACGCCACACCCCCCATCGACTTTGCCCGGTTAGAACATAGGGGCTTTGCAAAGCCAACCCAATTCGGCGCGTGCAGCGAAATGCTTCCTCCTTGAGTTTGGAATTGACAGACAGAATATTAGCCGGCAAATGAACACTCGTCTGATTCGTCCTCTGCATGTTGGGAGGCTTCGCCGGTTTCGGATGGGTCCCCGTAAGAGAATCCACCTTCTTCAATAGAAACAGAATCTCGTTCTTAGCGAGTCTTTCCAGGTGGGACAACGTCCTAGTTATGACATCCCAGTGGTCAACTAGAAGGTCGAGTCGCTCGTCCAGGCTGGCGGGAGGTGATGCAGTGGACAGGCTATCTTCCAGGAATGCCCCAGGCCAGCGGTAATTCGAATCCAAGGAGCTCGACAAACCATGTCGTGGGGAGTCAAGGCCAAGAGTGCTGAACCGGGACATAGGTCGTCCCGAGCCTCGAGCAAGCAGAGGGACTTGAATTGTGATTGCAACTGCGTACATAGgggtcttcttttccttgatcttcttttgcttggAGACATCTGGAAACGGAAAGCCCATCTCTGGGAGAGACTCTTGATAAATACCATTCGCAGTTTCAGTCCGCTCAGTGGATACGTCGGCACCTTCCAGTATGCTGACGCTGAACATCCGCGTCACTAGAACCGTGACCTTCGCAGGGGGCTTTGATTCAGGGACTCGTGGAGACCCCATCGGGCCAGCGGAGCTTCCGGTTGTGTAAGCGCGAGCTAGCGGACTTCGAACCGCGGGAGAAGAGTTGGTCACCATCCCCGAGTCGTCATCAGCGGACATGATGTGCATTTTGGTTGAGGTACCGTAGGAGAAAGAGCTGCTACCAAAGATGCAATTGATCAAACCTGAATCGTTGGAGTCGGAGCCATGGCGGGTAACCCCAGGTTCATGCCACGTTCCCGCGGGTGCTAGAGTGGAACTCCGGCCACGAGCTCGGGAGAAGGCGCCGGGACTTGCAGGTGTCGTTCGCCGTGAATCAGCAGTTGACAGAGGGCTGGATTCAGCGACGGAGGATTGGGCTAGGTGGGTTCGGCGGGAGCCTCGAGTGAGGCTGGAGACGGTGCGAGAATGCCGCGCACTCGGTTGATCGACCCCATGAGAGTCAATCCCAAGGCCTGTTGGAGGCTGGTCTTCAGAAGCACGTGTGTCTAGTAAAATGCATGCATCGCGGTCTCCCAGTCCATTTTGAGCCACAATGACGCGAAAATCTTTCATGAAATCTAGCTCCATCCCACCACGATCATCAAACGCGCCCGCTGTCGAGGCATTTGGCGAATGAAATGTTGCTTGCAAAGGAAACGTATTGGCATTGGACCGACGGAGAAGACTAGCGTCTGGGAACAATAAACCGGACGTGTGTTCCTCTTCAGTCACCGATTCTAAAGGAGGGCCATGACTTCGTGAAGTGTATGTGGCTGGATTCAGGCTGGATGCAGCCGTACTGAGCAATCGGCCCAACATTGTGGAGCGAGTGTGAGGGCGCAGGTCCGCCGTCCACAGAGTATTCGGAAATGCAGGAAGGTGAAAACGGCCCGATCTCCAAACTTAGTGTAACGATGGGTAGGAGACAGCTAGATGAAACTAGACTGCATCTACCCATTACCTAATTCCACCGAGCAGTGACCATCATCGGAGGAAGAGCAGTAGAGATGCGATGTGTGAGCCACTTTTGACAGAGGAGACAAGCTGATGAGTTGATGTAGAAGTGGGATGGGCTGCACACAGTGGGGCGCGTTTGGCGGAGGGGAGGTGGCCGTAATGAGATAATGAGAGCAATTGCCGTTCAAATAGAGCTGGCTTGGCCCGGAGAGCAAGCGTTAGTGAGAATCAAAACAAATCGACCCCGTCAGACTGGTGGTATCGCCCAGTTCTTGAGGGAAGAGCTGTGGGGGGGAACGGACGAGCTTGAACGGGCTCGCATGAGGGTGGAGAGGCACCTGCGATAGAAAGGGCGGTGAAGAGCGGACAACACCAGGCTGGTGCGGCGGGCCACATGATCTCAACTTCGAGATGGAGAATCCAGCCTGTCTTGTCGTGCGACTCGGTGAGACCCACGCTATCCATGAGATCGCTACCGTTGCACTGCGGTGGCGCTCCGCTCTGCCTCTCTTGTAGAAAGGATAAGGATCGACCAGAGAAAAATAATGATGATAATAATAGTATGTCGGTGCCCACACCACGTCAGATGCTTGATATTGTTGGGATCATCCACCGGTCCGAGTCAATCTCGTAAAACTGCCATGATGAGGCCGGTTCAATGATCTATGTAGCTATTCATGCCGCTAGGAACAAAGTGATATACAAAAAAATGGACAGGAGATTTTCTTCACGCCTTGGATCGTCGCTTGACCTTGTCGGCCAATTGTTTCAGGTCGTCTAGCCCGGAGTCGGTGGAGgatttcttttgcttcttcccTCGATCCCGACTGTCCTTGGGCACTTCAGGTTCACCGTCATCTCCTGCATGTCGCCGCTTACGACCCTCGTCGAGCAGAGCCTTCATGCCGGACGTTGCCTTGAAGCGGGGGTTGGTTGGGTCGAT
This genomic interval carries:
- a CDS encoding Alpha-xylosidase, producing MKFTEGMWCLKEGVQIEWMSNVERLRTEKETAHLLLNKLQRHRGDTLNSPTISARITSPQEGIIGVNLVHWAGRVDNGPHYHLNATEGHAVIDHDKSSNKFNYTSGPLILDVNTATNALDFVFRSQKGKKLTGHSFRSIGYVADQRTEKHRYEDGIYAEKQGYMLAELDLGVGERVYGLGERFGPLVKNGQTVDMWNEDGGTSSELAYKNIPFYMSSKGYGVFVNHPGKVSLEVQSERTTRVNISVRGEEIEYFIVYGETPKDVLRRYTALTGRPALVPSWSYNLWLTTSFTTNYDEQTVTGFLDGFRDRDIPLGVFHFDCFWMKSYQWCDFQFDEEMFPDAIGYLKRLKERGLRISVWINPYVGQASPLFEEGKKNGYFIKRTDGSVWQWDFWQAGMAVVDFTNPAACDWYNSHLERLMEMGVDSFKTDFAERIPVRGVKYHNGADPERMHNYYALLYNRIVYETLNNRVGRNQGLLFARSTAPGGQAYPVHWGGDCESTFEAMAESLRGGLSLMLCGYIFWASDIGGFEGTPPPALYKRWVQFGLLSSHSRLHGSSSFRVPWIYGEDCSAVLRDCVKRKILLTPYILAEALCGHRDGTPLMRALFLEFPQDLNTYAIDTQYMFGSNLMVAPVFSEEGEVTFYVPRAEDEANGKWVSWFDHSKSYEGGQWYTETHGFDTMPILVRPGTVTVTNPSLKAPGDNALEGVELLVNGTLAAEATIELVDPSQTDQVLKTLRVTCGADGADVQVEGHDVKVIRVGQ